The proteins below come from a single Pseudarthrobacter sp. SSS035 genomic window:
- the bioB gene encoding biotin synthase BioB, translating to MTIQALPATTNYAILDTARRQVLDDGIGLSEDQLVEILQLPDEALPAALQLAHEVRLKHCGEDVEVEGIISIKTGGCPEDCHFCSQSGLFDSPVRGVWLDIPELVKAAKETAATGATEFCIVAAVRGPDIKLMNQIKFAIDRINEEVDINIACSLGMLTQRQVDQLAGWGVHRYNHNLETARSYFPEVVTTHSYEERLDTCSMVKDAGMELCCGALIGMGETLEQRAELAAQLAALEPHEVPLNFLNPRPGTPLENQGIMDGKDALRAIAAFRLAMPRTVLRYAGGRELTLGDLGTKAGLLGGINAVIVGNYLTTLGRPANADLNLLVELNMPIKELQKTL from the coding sequence ATGACGATTCAGGCACTTCCCGCGACCACCAACTACGCAATTCTCGACACTGCCCGCCGGCAGGTCCTCGACGACGGCATCGGACTCTCCGAGGACCAGCTTGTCGAAATCCTCCAGCTTCCGGACGAAGCCCTGCCCGCCGCCCTGCAGCTGGCCCACGAGGTACGCCTGAAACACTGCGGCGAGGACGTCGAGGTGGAGGGCATCATTTCCATCAAGACCGGCGGCTGCCCCGAGGACTGCCATTTCTGCAGCCAGTCCGGCCTCTTCGATTCCCCCGTCCGCGGCGTCTGGCTCGACATCCCGGAGCTGGTCAAGGCTGCGAAGGAAACCGCCGCCACCGGTGCCACGGAGTTCTGTATCGTGGCCGCCGTCCGCGGCCCGGACATCAAGCTGATGAACCAGATCAAGTTCGCGATCGACCGCATCAACGAGGAAGTGGACATCAACATCGCCTGTTCCCTGGGCATGCTGACCCAGCGCCAGGTGGACCAGCTCGCCGGCTGGGGCGTGCACCGCTACAACCACAACCTCGAAACCGCGCGCAGCTACTTCCCCGAAGTCGTCACCACCCACAGCTACGAGGAGCGCCTCGACACCTGCAGCATGGTCAAAGACGCCGGTATGGAACTGTGCTGCGGTGCCCTGATCGGCATGGGCGAAACCCTGGAACAACGCGCGGAACTCGCAGCCCAGCTCGCAGCCCTCGAACCCCACGAGGTCCCGCTGAACTTCCTCAACCCCCGCCCGGGTACGCCGTTGGAGAACCAGGGCATCATGGACGGCAAGGACGCCCTCCGCGCCATCGCCGCGTTCCGGCTGGCCATGCCCCGCACCGTGCTGCGCTACGCCGGCGGCCGCGAACTCACGCTCGGTGACCTCGGGACCAAGGCAGGCCTCCTCGGCGGCATCAACGCCGTCATCGTCGGCAACTACCTGACCACCCTGGGCCGCCCCGCGAACGCCGACCTCAACCTCCTGGTGGAACTCAACATGCCCATCAAGGAACTCCAGAAAACGCTATGA
- a CDS encoding 8-amino-7-oxononanoate synthase — protein sequence MTQWLERQAAVRDRRGLVRRPFARVACEQFIDLASNDYLGLGADPRVAEAAAAAVSLWGAGATSSRLVAGTTRLHLDLEQELAMLAGMESALVFSSGYLANIGVITALGGPGTLIVADEHCHASMIDGFRLSRSRTEFFTHNSVADAARLLADRQEPRALIAVESLYSVLGDEAPIAGLLALAEEHDAVLLIDEAHSLGVAGAGNFQGRGSVAGTALAGHPNVVVTATLSKALGSQGGAVLGSALLREHLVNRARSFIFDTGLAPASAAAALAAVRIIRDEPWRAGSVRRNAAALAAGLAPALTGRGAAVEPTTGAVQSITMPSAESALAATQAAHTAGVRIGCFRPPSVPDGIARLRLTARATLTPKEIEDSCAVLRRILEELP from the coding sequence ATGACACAGTGGCTCGAGCGTCAGGCCGCAGTCCGGGACCGCCGGGGCCTGGTCCGCCGCCCGTTTGCTCGCGTGGCGTGTGAACAGTTCATCGACCTGGCCAGCAACGACTATCTGGGGCTCGGGGCGGACCCGCGGGTTGCCGAGGCCGCTGCGGCGGCAGTGTCGCTGTGGGGTGCGGGTGCCACGTCCTCGCGCCTGGTGGCCGGAACCACCCGTCTGCATCTGGACCTGGAGCAGGAACTGGCCATGCTGGCCGGGATGGAATCGGCGCTGGTGTTCTCTTCCGGTTACCTGGCGAACATCGGTGTGATCACGGCGTTGGGCGGACCCGGGACCCTGATCGTCGCGGATGAACACTGTCATGCTTCGATGATTGACGGGTTCCGGCTGAGCCGTTCCCGCACCGAATTCTTCACCCACAACAGCGTGGCGGACGCCGCCCGCCTGCTTGCCGACCGGCAGGAGCCGCGCGCGCTCATCGCCGTCGAGTCCCTCTACAGCGTCCTGGGTGACGAAGCCCCTATCGCCGGGCTGCTGGCGTTGGCCGAGGAACACGACGCCGTGCTGCTCATCGACGAGGCCCACAGCCTCGGAGTCGCCGGCGCCGGGAACTTCCAGGGCCGCGGCTCGGTGGCCGGGACAGCCCTTGCCGGGCATCCGAACGTGGTCGTGACCGCGACGCTGTCCAAGGCCTTGGGCAGCCAAGGCGGAGCGGTCCTGGGATCCGCGCTGCTGCGGGAGCACCTCGTCAACCGGGCGCGGAGCTTCATCTTCGACACCGGCCTGGCGCCTGCCTCCGCCGCCGCAGCCCTCGCCGCTGTGCGGATCATCCGGGATGAGCCCTGGCGGGCCGGATCCGTCCGGAGGAACGCTGCGGCGCTGGCCGCAGGGCTCGCCCCTGCCCTTACAGGCCGCGGCGCCGCCGTCGAGCCGACAACGGGGGCCGTCCAGTCCATCACCATGCCCTCCGCCGAATCAGCCCTGGCGGCCACCCAGGCCGCGCATACCGCCGGCGTCCGGATCGGCTGTTTCCGGCCGCCGTCCGTTCCGGACGGGATTGCACGGCTGCGGCTCACTGCCCGCGCCACCCTTACTCCCAAGGAAATCGAAGACAGCTGCGCAGTGTTGCGCCGCATTTTGGAGGAACTTCCATGA
- a CDS encoding adenosylmethionine--8-amino-7-oxononanoate transaminase: MSGETPPGLLQRDRARLWHPYAPASPDLPLWEVEGADGVRLQLRGEDGTRYEVADAMSSWWSVIHGYRNPVLDDAARRQLESFSHVMFGGLTHAPAVELAERLVDMAPSAPGRPGLERVFLADSGSVAVEVALKLAVQFQTASGHPQRQRLLSLRGGYHGDTFAAMGVCDPVDGMHSAFPGLLAGNVFAPRPPAAAFATPESIRAWVSELEETAAVHSGELAAVIVEPVLQGAGGMHAYPAECLTVLRQVADRHGLLLIFDEIATGFGRTGELFAADHAGVVPDIMCVGKALTGGYLTLAAMLCTAEIAATVSRGQAGALLHGPTFMGNPLACAVANASLGIIGGGGWRADVARIGAGLVSGLAPALALAAVRDVRTIGAVGVIELHDGVDVTAVTAAAIRHGVWVRPFRNLVYTMPPYISTAADVDQITAGMTAAVAEVHDRVRARSRGAA; the protein is encoded by the coding sequence ATGAGCGGTGAGACACCGCCGGGCCTGCTCCAGCGGGACCGCGCACGGTTGTGGCACCCCTACGCGCCCGCATCCCCGGACCTGCCGCTCTGGGAGGTCGAGGGGGCCGACGGCGTGCGGCTGCAGCTTCGAGGCGAAGACGGCACCCGCTATGAGGTGGCGGATGCGATGTCCTCGTGGTGGTCGGTTATCCACGGCTACCGCAACCCGGTACTGGACGACGCCGCACGGCGGCAGCTGGAGAGCTTCAGCCATGTGATGTTCGGCGGCCTCACGCACGCCCCGGCGGTGGAACTGGCCGAGCGGCTGGTGGACATGGCCCCTTCCGCGCCAGGACGGCCGGGTTTGGAGCGGGTGTTCCTTGCGGATTCGGGTTCGGTGGCCGTGGAGGTTGCGCTGAAGCTGGCGGTGCAGTTCCAGACCGCATCGGGGCACCCACAACGGCAGCGGTTACTGAGCCTCCGCGGCGGATACCACGGCGACACGTTCGCGGCGATGGGGGTCTGTGATCCCGTGGACGGCATGCACTCCGCGTTCCCGGGCCTGTTGGCCGGCAATGTGTTTGCGCCGCGTCCCCCGGCTGCGGCTTTTGCCACACCGGAAAGCATACGGGCGTGGGTTTCGGAGCTTGAAGAGACCGCTGCCGTGCATTCCGGGGAGCTGGCCGCGGTCATCGTCGAGCCGGTCCTCCAGGGCGCGGGCGGCATGCACGCGTACCCGGCCGAATGCCTGACAGTGCTGCGGCAGGTGGCGGACCGGCATGGTCTGCTGCTCATCTTTGATGAGATCGCCACCGGGTTTGGGCGGACCGGCGAGCTGTTTGCGGCCGATCATGCCGGCGTCGTGCCTGACATCATGTGTGTGGGCAAGGCCCTGACCGGCGGGTACCTGACCCTCGCCGCCATGCTCTGCACTGCAGAGATCGCGGCGACTGTGTCCCGCGGCCAGGCCGGTGCGCTGCTGCACGGCCCCACGTTTATGGGCAACCCGCTGGCGTGTGCGGTTGCCAACGCGAGTCTCGGCATCATCGGCGGCGGCGGCTGGCGGGCCGACGTCGCCCGGATCGGCGCTGGCTTAGTCTCCGGGCTCGCCCCGGCGCTGGCGCTTGCGGCTGTGCGGGATGTCCGCACCATCGGAGCGGTAGGCGTCATCGAACTGCACGACGGCGTGGACGTCACCGCCGTCACTGCCGCCGCCATCCGGCACGGTGTCTGGGTGCGGCCGTTCCGCAACCTCGTCTACACCATGCCCCCGTACATCAGCACCGCGGCGGATGTTGACCAGATCACCGCGGGCATGACGGCGGCCGTCGCCGAAGTCCATGACCGCGTCCGGGCACGGTCCCGAGGCGCGGCATGA
- the bioD gene encoding dethiobiotin synthase → MNLPGIILVTGTDTGVGKTITTAALAAVLHGTGRSVAVYKPCQSGAADGDSDAAEIVRLAGAVTTETGVVLQQPLAPVAAAAVDGTPLPPITAHAERIRELAASHDHVLVEGAGGLLVELDSHGGTLADLGSLLAAAIVLVTRPALGTLNHTALTLEALQARDLQVFGVVLGSWPRNPGFVHHSNRHVLGTLRVPFLGALPEQASELSPADFRAGATAWLNGLPA, encoded by the coding sequence ATGAACCTGCCCGGCATCATCCTGGTCACCGGTACGGACACCGGCGTCGGCAAAACCATCACGACGGCGGCCCTCGCCGCCGTCCTCCACGGAACGGGGCGCAGCGTCGCGGTGTACAAACCGTGCCAGTCAGGCGCCGCCGACGGCGATTCCGACGCCGCCGAAATTGTCCGGCTCGCCGGCGCCGTGACAACCGAAACCGGGGTCGTCCTGCAGCAGCCGCTGGCGCCCGTCGCCGCCGCCGCCGTCGACGGAACGCCCCTCCCCCCGATTACTGCGCACGCCGAGCGGATCCGCGAGCTCGCCGCGTCCCACGACCACGTCCTGGTGGAGGGCGCAGGCGGCCTCCTGGTAGAACTGGATTCCCACGGCGGCACGCTGGCGGACCTCGGATCACTCCTGGCGGCAGCAATTGTGCTGGTCACCAGGCCGGCGCTCGGGACCCTAAACCACACCGCCCTGACCCTCGAAGCGCTGCAAGCGCGGGACCTGCAGGTCTTTGGGGTCGTACTCGGAAGCTGGCCACGCAACCCTGGCTTCGTACATCACAGCAACAGGCACGTGCTCGGAACACTGCGGGTACCCTTCCTTGGCGCCCTCCCGGAGCAAGCCTCGGAGCTTTCCCCTGCGGATTTCCGTGCCGGAGCAACTGCCTGGCTGAATGGCCTGCCCGCATGA
- a CDS encoding cytochrome P450 — MNPLLSVIGSAESLVEGSGRARCPYLVVREPDTVRDVLHRPDDFSPGNALIAVTPLEGPALRVLQQVGFALPPVLASNDTSTHAGIRKVVAGFFTPATVVAMEPRIRELARDAARNASAQLDTSGHVDLVQAVAAFPPAVVMLELLGLPVRDLADLKRWGLDSMELFWGWPDEDRQLELARSAADFYVWLRKLVAECRSAPGRNLFKSLAEHGLSTPEICSLGYFLLIAGQETTTQLISTALFRLLEGSAPGGWEDAASDAGSKSVVRHVLATESSVPTWRRVAAHDTTLGGARIRAGSEILLELSGNQVTSPSGPERQSSAPRTAPQVDLRGSSASPGLVFGSGIHRCLGARLAELEAAVIIQETAAALPGIQLHGPEPEWIRFLSFQAPRTVAVIHSRFWTSKC, encoded by the coding sequence ATGAACCCGCTGCTATCGGTGATTGGATCCGCCGAGTCCCTGGTGGAAGGCTCCGGCCGCGCCCGCTGCCCGTACCTCGTGGTGCGGGAGCCGGACACGGTGCGGGACGTCCTTCACCGGCCCGACGACTTCAGCCCGGGCAATGCCCTGATCGCCGTGACCCCCTTGGAAGGGCCGGCCCTGCGCGTGCTGCAGCAAGTGGGCTTTGCACTGCCGCCCGTGCTGGCCAGCAACGACACAAGCACCCACGCCGGGATCCGCAAGGTCGTTGCAGGATTCTTCACACCGGCCACCGTCGTCGCCATGGAACCGCGGATCCGGGAACTGGCCAGGGATGCGGCACGGAACGCCTCGGCGCAACTCGACACTTCCGGCCACGTGGACCTCGTGCAGGCGGTCGCGGCGTTTCCCCCGGCAGTGGTCATGCTTGAACTCCTCGGGCTGCCCGTCCGGGATCTTGCAGACCTCAAACGGTGGGGCCTGGACTCCATGGAGCTGTTCTGGGGCTGGCCTGATGAAGACCGTCAACTCGAGCTTGCCCGCAGCGCCGCCGATTTCTACGTCTGGCTGCGGAAACTCGTGGCCGAGTGCAGGTCGGCCCCCGGACGGAACCTGTTCAAATCCCTGGCCGAGCACGGCCTGTCCACACCGGAAATATGTTCCCTGGGCTACTTCCTGCTGATCGCCGGACAGGAAACTACAACACAACTGATCAGCACCGCCCTGTTTCGTCTCCTTGAAGGGTCCGCGCCTGGAGGCTGGGAGGATGCGGCGTCGGACGCAGGCTCCAAGTCCGTGGTCAGACACGTGCTGGCGACCGAATCATCCGTCCCGACTTGGCGCCGCGTGGCAGCGCACGACACGACCCTTGGGGGCGCGCGGATTAGGGCTGGGTCTGAAATCCTCCTCGAACTGAGCGGTAACCAAGTCACCTCACCGTCCGGGCCTGAACGCCAGTCCTCGGCTCCACGGACGGCTCCGCAGGTGGATCTTCGGGGGTCCTCTGCGTCCCCGGGCCTGGTGTTTGGATCAGGCATCCACCGCTGCCTCGGTGCCAGGCTTGCAGAACTCGAGGCGGCTGTCATCATCCAGGAGACCGCCGCTGCCCTTCCCGGGATACAACTGCATGGTCCCGAACCTGAATGGATCAGGTTCCTCTCGTTCCAGGCACCCCGGACGGTGGCCGTTATCCACAGTCGTTTCTGGACGTCGAAATGCTGA
- a CDS encoding Re/Si-specific NAD(P)(+) transhydrogenase subunit alpha, producing MTRIGIVAELGRETRVAATPVTVKQLLGLGYEVVVEKGAGESASFRDEAYESAGAVIAGADEAWGSEVVLRINPPTEEEIGRLAEGATLIGSLSPGLRPELVEALAARPITALALDAVPRISRAQSMDVLSSMANIAGYRAVIEAAHEFGRFFTGQVTAAGKVPPAKVLVAGAGVAGLAAIGAASSLGAIVRATDPRPEVADQVKSIGGTYLKVEVEEEMKSSDGYAKATSEAYNARAAEIYTEQAADVDIIITTALIPGRPAPKLLTAEDVAGMKSGSVIVDMAAGQGGNVEGSVAGERIVTDNGVVILGYTDLPARLPAQSSQLYGTNLLNLLKLLTKDRDGVLRIDFDDVVQRSVTVVRDGVKTWPPPPVQVSAAPAAKTTTSAAESTAPKKTTGLSAAGKAGLFAAGIAVLFAINAVAPAPLPQHFTVLMLSIVVGFYVIGKVHHALHTPLMSVTNAISGIIVVGALLQVTSDNIVMQVLAAVAVLLASINIFGGFAVTRRMLAMFSRGGKARS from the coding sequence ATGACGCGTATTGGGATCGTGGCCGAATTGGGCCGTGAGACGAGGGTGGCAGCGACTCCTGTCACCGTCAAGCAATTGTTGGGATTGGGCTACGAGGTTGTGGTCGAGAAAGGTGCGGGGGAGTCCGCGTCTTTCCGCGATGAGGCCTATGAGTCTGCTGGTGCCGTGATTGCGGGTGCTGATGAGGCGTGGGGCAGTGAGGTGGTGTTGCGGATTAATCCGCCCACCGAGGAGGAGATCGGCCGGCTGGCCGAGGGCGCGACGCTGATCGGGTCGCTAAGTCCAGGGCTGCGGCCGGAGCTGGTGGAGGCGTTGGCCGCCCGGCCGATCACGGCGTTGGCGTTGGATGCTGTGCCCCGAATTTCGCGGGCGCAGTCGATGGATGTGCTGAGTTCGATGGCGAACATTGCCGGCTACCGGGCCGTGATCGAGGCGGCGCACGAGTTCGGCCGGTTCTTCACCGGCCAGGTGACCGCTGCGGGCAAGGTCCCGCCAGCGAAGGTCCTGGTCGCCGGCGCCGGGGTTGCTGGGTTGGCGGCGATTGGTGCTGCGTCCAGTCTGGGTGCGATTGTGCGCGCGACGGACCCGCGGCCTGAGGTCGCGGACCAGGTGAAGTCGATCGGCGGGACCTACCTCAAGGTCGAGGTGGAGGAGGAGATGAAGTCCTCCGACGGGTACGCCAAGGCCACGTCAGAGGCCTACAACGCCCGTGCAGCCGAGATCTACACCGAGCAGGCGGCCGATGTGGACATCATCATCACCACCGCCCTGATCCCCGGGCGTCCGGCACCGAAGCTGCTCACAGCCGAAGACGTGGCCGGCATGAAGTCGGGCAGCGTGATCGTTGACATGGCTGCCGGGCAGGGCGGAAACGTCGAAGGCTCCGTCGCCGGGGAACGCATCGTGACGGACAACGGCGTGGTCATCCTGGGCTACACGGACCTGCCGGCACGGCTCCCGGCCCAGTCCTCCCAGCTGTACGGGACGAACCTGCTGAACCTGCTCAAGCTCCTCACCAAGGACAGGGACGGGGTCCTGCGGATCGATTTCGACGACGTGGTGCAGCGCTCGGTGACGGTGGTGCGGGACGGGGTGAAGACCTGGCCGCCGCCCCCGGTGCAGGTCTCCGCCGCACCTGCGGCCAAGACCACGACCTCGGCAGCGGAAAGCACTGCGCCGAAGAAGACGACCGGACTCAGCGCTGCCGGTAAGGCGGGGCTCTTTGCCGCCGGCATCGCGGTGCTGTTCGCGATCAACGCCGTGGCCCCCGCGCCGCTGCCCCAGCACTTCACGGTGCTGATGCTTTCGATCGTGGTCGGCTTTTACGTCATCGGGAAAGTACATCACGCCCTGCACACCCCGCTGATGTCCGTCACGAACGCGATTTCCGGGATCATCGTGGTCGGGGCGCTGCTGCAGGTCACCTCCGACAACATCGTTATGCAGGTGCTCGCCGCGGTCGCGGTCCTGCTGGCCAGCATTAACATCTTCGGCGGCTTCGCCGTCACCCGGCGGATGCTCGCGATGTTCTCCCGTGGCGGGAAGGCACGTTCATGA